The Arachis duranensis cultivar V14167 chromosome 2, aradu.V14167.gnm2.J7QH, whole genome shotgun sequence genome has a window encoding:
- the LOC107475851 gene encoding serine/threonine-protein phosphatase 7 long form homolog: MTSQEAMEAECLHQFGVAPRTSDSRGSYIKMTWIRNVKEGLILNDRVAMEKYVKCHILLLSGSILFADKSGLAVHWKFLPLLRDFSRIHEISWGSTSLAHLYKALYRASRFDCKEIDGPLKLLHIWAWIRMPFLAPISRTPRFFTLANRWRNWEHHNWPYRYHIVAYFRGLLDEVQEGQFVWEAYGVDRIEADVIPEDICSQSEIGVQRCRRSFGFVQGVPHQERSLDGQHGEILTESKNLDGLSHTDFG; encoded by the exons ATGACTAGTCAGGAAGCCATGGAAGCTGAATGCTTACATCAATTTGGAGTTGCACCGAGAACGAGTGATTCCAGAGGAAGTTACATCAAGATGACCTGGATTAGAAATGTGAAAGAAGGATTAATTTTGAATGATCGAGTTGCCATGGAAAAGTATGTTAAATGCCATATATTGTTGTTGTCTGGGTCAATCTTATTTGCTGATAAATCTGGGTTAGCAGTTCACTGGAAATTTCTTCCATTGCTTCGTGACTTCTCACGGATACACGAAATTAGCTGGGGATCGACATCCCTAGCACACTTGTACAAAGCATTGTATAGAGCATCTCGATTTGATTGTAAAGAGATTGACGGTCCACTGAAATTGTTGCATATCTGGGCTTGGATTCGTATGCCGTTTCTTGCTCCGATTTCTAGAACCCCGCGGTTCTTTACACTGGCTAACCG ATGGCGTAACTGGGAGCATCATAATTGGCCATATAGATATCATATTGTTGCTTATTTCAGAGGATTGTTAGATGAAGTTCAGGAAGGTCAG TTTGTTTGGGAAGCTTACGGTGTTGATCGAATAGAGGCAGATGTCATTCCAGAAGACATCTGTAGTCAATCAGAAATTGGAGTGCAACG GTGTAGGAGATCATTTGGGTTCGTACAAGGTGTCCCACATCAGGAGAGGTCTCTAGATGGCCAACATGGTGAGATTTTGACCGAATCCAAAAATTTGGATGGTCTGTCACACACAGATTTTGGATAA